The following coding sequences lie in one Lysobacter capsici genomic window:
- a CDS encoding CynX/NimT family MFS transporter: MTALSLPSRSPAVPAVAATNWIAVASVFGAGLIAALQVGKVAIALPALSADLGLDLRAGGWVMAVFGVLGLIASVPAGALVARLGDRALQVGGLLAMAAGSALGSAVHSLAWLLASRVLEGAGFLLFAVAGASVLQRLSRPTDRNLVFAIWSCYMPAGMAVALATGAALDGWRGFWLINAALCLAAALLLRTGVPAPQAATGATPWRRIAGDALAVAGARGPLLLALVFALYSLQFYAVLSFLPTLLMQRMQVSALDAGLLSAIAVGANVIGNLSAGLLLRRGTPGWRLIAIASAAMGLSAVGAFALGLPAPAVFALCVLFSLAGGLLPASAINGATQLTPQPALAAVAMGLLMQGSYLGQVLGPSLFGSVVQAAGWPAASIPVALAALGAIALAWLLRRGHAQPVRD; this comes from the coding sequence ATGACCGCCCTGTCCCTGCCCTCGCGCTCGCCGGCCGTGCCGGCCGTCGCCGCCACCAACTGGATCGCGGTCGCCTCGGTGTTCGGCGCCGGGCTGATCGCGGCCTTGCAGGTCGGCAAGGTCGCCATCGCCCTGCCCGCGCTCAGCGCCGATCTGGGCCTGGACCTGCGCGCGGGCGGCTGGGTGATGGCGGTGTTCGGCGTGCTCGGCCTGATCGCCAGCGTGCCAGCCGGCGCACTGGTGGCACGCCTGGGCGATCGCGCGCTGCAGGTCGGCGGTTTGCTGGCGATGGCCGCCGGCAGCGCCCTGGGCAGCGCGGTCCACAGCCTGGCCTGGCTGCTGGCCAGCCGGGTGCTCGAGGGCGCCGGGTTCTTGTTGTTCGCGGTGGCCGGGGCGAGCGTGTTGCAGCGGCTGTCGCGGCCGACCGATCGCAACCTCGTGTTCGCGATCTGGAGTTGCTACATGCCCGCCGGCATGGCGGTCGCGCTGGCCACCGGCGCGGCCCTGGACGGCTGGCGCGGGTTCTGGCTGATCAACGCCGCGCTGTGCCTAGCCGCGGCCCTGCTGCTGCGCACGGGCGTGCCGGCGCCACAGGCCGCGACCGGCGCCACGCCGTGGCGGCGCATCGCCGGCGACGCGCTCGCGGTCGCCGGCGCGCGCGGACCGCTGCTGCTGGCGCTGGTGTTCGCGCTGTACTCGTTGCAGTTCTACGCGGTGCTGAGTTTCCTGCCGACCCTGCTGATGCAGCGCATGCAGGTCTCGGCGCTGGACGCGGGCCTGCTCAGCGCGATCGCGGTCGGCGCCAACGTGATCGGCAACCTCAGTGCCGGCCTGCTGCTGCGGCGCGGGACGCCGGGCTGGCGCCTGATCGCGATCGCCAGCGCGGCGATGGGCCTGTCGGCGGTCGGCGCGTTCGCGCTGGGCCTGCCGGCGCCGGCGGTGTTCGCGCTGTGCGTGCTGTTCTCCCTGGCCGGCGGCCTGCTGCCGGCCAGCGCGATCAACGGCGCCACCCAACTCACCCCGCAGCCCGCGCTGGCGGCGGTGGCGATGGGGCTGTTGATGCAGGGCAGCTACCTGGGCCAGGTGCTGGGGCCGTCGCTGTTCGGCAGCGTGGTGCAGGCCGCGGGCTGGCCGGCGGCCTCGATTCCGGTCGCCCTCGCCGCGCTGGGCGCGATCGCGCTGGCGTGGTTGCTGCGTCGCGGCCACGCGCAGCCGGTGCGCGACTGA
- a CDS encoding glycosyltransferase family 4 protein, whose amino-acid sequence MRVGLDYRAATAAPHTGPGRQVLALERALRRRDDVETVLFTEAPLDHPHRAIAVSADLGAPLDTEPGLRRRWRYEAGFLPAALREERVDVYIAAANGGLPVWRKPSSVRQVLLLHDLFRLTLRRPPATPWRALTSRVVDQAAIGHSIASADAIWTPSRYTTAECGRLYPAHAHKLYVLPDAVAPLPPPAERSQLALPLPPRYWLLVGTREPRKNADLFLRAWLDARRQHYDTPDLVVVGAPRDVAPELQRLNGVHWFEAIDEAGLARLYVDAERLWQPSYAEGFGLPVLEALAAGTPVAVAEGSALEEVAPVDMPRFDPHDRHLLAQLMIRLSRESVVGSAEQRRAFAQRFAPNAYAARVAALLDELLKK is encoded by the coding sequence ATGCGCGTAGGCCTCGACTATCGCGCCGCGACCGCCGCCCCGCACACCGGCCCCGGCCGCCAGGTGCTGGCGCTGGAACGCGCGCTGCGGCGCCGCGACGATGTGGAAACGGTGCTGTTCACCGAAGCGCCGCTGGATCATCCGCACCGCGCGATCGCGGTCAGCGCCGACCTGGGCGCGCCGCTGGATACCGAACCCGGCCTGCGCCGGCGCTGGCGCTACGAGGCCGGGTTCCTGCCCGCGGCGCTGCGCGAGGAACGCGTCGACGTCTACATCGCCGCCGCCAACGGCGGCTTGCCGGTGTGGCGCAAACCCTCAAGCGTGCGCCAGGTGCTGTTGCTGCACGACCTGTTCCGGCTGACCCTGCGCCGCCCGCCGGCCACGCCGTGGCGGGCGCTGACCTCGCGCGTCGTCGACCAGGCCGCGATCGGCCATTCCATCGCCAGCGCCGACGCCATCTGGACGCCGTCGCGCTACACCACCGCCGAATGCGGCCGCCTGTACCCGGCGCACGCGCACAAGCTGTACGTGCTGCCCGACGCGGTCGCGCCGCTGCCGCCGCCGGCCGAGCGCAGCCAGTTGGCGCTGCCGTTGCCGCCGCGCTACTGGCTGCTGGTCGGCACCCGCGAGCCGCGCAAGAACGCCGACCTGTTCCTGCGCGCTTGGCTGGACGCGCGCCGCCAGCATTACGACACCCCAGACCTGGTCGTGGTCGGCGCGCCGCGCGATGTCGCGCCCGAGTTGCAGCGGCTCAACGGCGTGCATTGGTTCGAGGCCATCGACGAGGCCGGCCTGGCGCGGCTGTACGTCGACGCCGAGCGGTTGTGGCAGCCGTCCTACGCCGAAGGCTTCGGCCTGCCGGTGCTGGAGGCGCTGGCCGCCGGCACGCCGGTCGCGGTCGCCGAAGGCAGTGCGCTGGAGGAAGTCGCGCCGGTCGACATGCCGCGCTTCGATCCGCACGACCGTCACTTGCTGGCGCAGCTGATGATCCGGCTCAGCCGCGAATCGGTGGTCGGCAGCGCCGAGCAACGCCGCGCGTTCGCCCAGCGCTTCGCCCCCAATGCCTACGCCGCGCGGGTGGCTGCGCTGCTCGACGAATTGCTCAAGAAATAG
- a CDS encoding ArsR/SmtB family transcription factor, with protein MPADPLSTTFAALADPTRRAILARLANGSAGVTELAEPFDMSLPAISKHIKVLERAGLIARGREAQWRPCRLEPARLQEVSGWLDRYREFWDQRLDRLDDYLTQLQATHGAAHARDDD; from the coding sequence ATGCCCGCCGACCCGCTCAGCACCACCTTCGCTGCCCTGGCCGATCCGACCCGGCGCGCGATCCTGGCCCGGCTCGCCAACGGCTCGGCCGGGGTGACCGAACTGGCCGAGCCGTTCGACATGAGCCTTCCGGCGATTTCCAAGCACATCAAGGTGCTCGAGCGCGCCGGCCTGATCGCGCGCGGCCGCGAAGCGCAGTGGCGGCCGTGCCGGCTGGAACCCGCGCGGTTGCAGGAAGTGTCCGGCTGGCTCGATCGCTATCGGGAATTCTGGGACCAGCGCCTGGACCGGCTCGACGACTACCTGACCCAATTGCAGGCCACCCACGGGGCGGCGCATGCGCGCGACGACGACTAG